TACATGCCAGAAGACCCTTTCAAGGCACCATGGACCGAAACAACGGAAGAATCGGAGACTTGGAAGGTGTTATCGCATTTCTTAAACGAATTCATGTAGTACGAGTCGCCCGTACCGCAAACAAACAGTTTGGGCGCCACGGTGGAATTGTACGGGAGGTCATAGATGATGGAACCCGTATCGCTCGGGGTCTTCGGGTCATATATGGTCCTCGGATAGAAGTAATCCGACTTGAGGGTGTCTATCAAGACCATGTCGTACACAATATTCTCGGGTTCAACGCCGTTGAACTTGAACTTGTAATAATGGACGGGTTTCTTGTTCTCCGCGGTTAATTGCAGCACCGTATTTTCAAGGTCAAGGGCCGTCTTGGACAAACTCACGCTATCCATCTCCTTGCCTTTGTAATACCATTTTTGTGTAGCACGTGGCGACGGCAAGAAGCCCACAATGGTCTCGTCCATATTCCAGCGCCCATACATTTTGGTCTTGATGGAGTCCGGCGTCCACTTGTACAGGTCGATTAGCACGGTACCCGTATCCCCGTCTCCCTTGGGGTGCGTCACCTTTGTCCCTTCGCTGCAAAGGACGCCCTGCTTGGCCAAAACAGACGGAGTCAGTTGTTCGGCTGGAGAGTCCGAATATGTTTTTTTGGCCGTAACAATGTCCGGCTTCGAGCAAAAACCGATAAAAGACGAAGCATAGGCGTTGGTGTCGCCCGGCAGTTTCGCGATAGAGAGCACGATTGTCTGCTTCTCGGAGCCCGACTTGGCGGTGAACGTGTAGGTGACGGGTCCTTCGGTAAAGTCCTGGGCCGTAGACGGGCTCACGCTCCCGAAGTAGCCGCTAAAGGAGGGAACGATGCTGTCGAGCCGTGCCTTGAAGGGAATCGAAAGCGAGATGCTGTCGCCGGATTTCTTGTAATCGGACATGTTCGGCACGGTCGCACCGGCAACAAGGATTTCGCTCTGCATGCCGATGAAGATGGACTTGAGGGTCACGGTGCATTCGCTTGCGGAGGATGTCTGGGCCTGGAGCGCAATCTTGGTAAAGGCATCACATTGCACACTGACTTCCTGCCCGCTCTTGAACGAGCCAATCTCGTACCAGGGATCGGTCGGGAAATAAGAATCGTAGCCGTATGCGGCGATATTGTTGCCATCACCGCAATTGCTGGTGTAGCTTACCACAAGCTTCTGGTAGCCCGCATCGCAATCGGGAGGCGGCACAACAATCGCCGACGAGAACTTGTCGCCCTTGATGGTCGTCTTCAATACGCCGTTTTCCTTAGTCCACTAAGACCAGGAATCCTGATCATCCTCGAGTTTTGCGCTCTCGGTCTTGTAGTTGTTGTTCTCGTTGAAGTCAACGATTATAGCGGCAAAGGTAGAACTTGCCATGAAAGAGAGAGCCATGGCGGCAGAAAGGTGGCGCATAAGGGTCCTCCGCAGATTTGTAAAAAAAAACAAACAATCGGTTCGGGATTAATATAAATAAATATTCCCCCCTTTTTTTATCTTTACTTCAAAAAAAACCGAAAGCGTATAAAAACGCACATTTCAGCTAATTTTGAGCCTTAAATTGACCTTCAAACACGCTTTTTTTTCTATGTTCTCCCCAAAAATAAAGCGAGTAATAGGCACTATGTCCATCATTTCCATGACCGGGTTCGGCAAAAGCGAATCCACCCTGAACGGAACCACCTGCGTTATCGAAGTGCGCAGCGTGAACAGCCGTTTTCTTGAAATTGCAGCAAAAATCCCGAAGAACTTCGCCTACCTCGAAAACGACTTCAAGGCGCAAATCAAGGAAAAGCTCGCCCGTGGCTCGGTGAACCTCTCCATCACGCTCGGTGAAGGATCTGTCGGGAACATCCCCGTATGCTATAACGAAACGGCGGTGAGCAAGTTCGTGGAAATCACCAAGGCCATGCAGGCCAAGTACGGCATCGCGGGCGAAATCAAGCTCGAGCATATCCTCGCGATCCCCGAAGTACTGCAGTTTACCGATGCCGGCGCCGACAATGACGCGTGGGAAAAGTTCCTGAAGGCAGAACTGGACAAGGCCTTGGACGGGGTCATCGCCATGCGTGAAAAGGAAGGTGCGAACCTCGCAGCCGACCTCACGAAGCGAGTCGCCCACCTGGAAGACGTACTCGCCAAAATCGAAGTTCTGGACCCGCAGAGAATCGAAATGTGGAAGGTCAAGTTCAAGGAACGCGTGGACGCCCTGATGAAGGATACCGAAATCAACGACGTGCGCCTGTTGCAAGAAGCCTGCATCATGGCCGACAAGTTGGACATCCACGAAGAGATTACGCGATTCCACAGCCACAACAAGCTGTTTTTGGATGCGCTCAAGAAGGGCGGCGCGCAGGGGAAGAACCTCGGGTTTATCCTTCAGGAGATGGGCCGCGAGGCGAACACGCTCGGCACCAAGTGCCAGAGCGCCGACATCGCGGCGCTTGCCATCGAGCTCAAGAACGAAATCGAGTGCATCCGCGAGCAATCGCTAAACATCGCATAAGGCGAGCGTCGCGCCCACCCCTATCTATTTCTTCTTCTTGTCCTTCATTTGCACGCGGCGGGAGCCTGCGCGGAGCTTGTCCCACGGGGCAAAGCTCATGGTGCCAAAGGCAACAACGAAGAACCAAACCGCATAGGCAACCCAAAGGATTGCCGCACCCGCAATTTGCTTGGCGCCGGTCTGCCCCATGTCAAAGGTTAACGCGGCCAGGGCGAGCAAGCTCGAAATCAATACCGGAAGGGTCATCTTTTTGCCCGCCTTCACCATGGCGCCGGCACGGGGAGCCCCCTCGCCCAGTTCCTTGCCTGCGGCCAGGGCGAACGCCACCACGCTCGAGAAACCCGCCGCCGAGAGCACCGCCCAAACAAGCCAAGAATCGCCCTGCCACAGCGGGAACCAGCCCACAAAACCGGTGAGCAACAGCCACGCCAATGCAAACGGGAACAGCACACAAGCCACGCTCCACTTGGCGGCAAAAAGGAGAATCAGCGCCAGCACGGCAAACACGGCAAAAAAGATTTGCGCCATCCCCTCGGCACCGCCCAAAAACAGGAGGGACCCCATAAAGAGCAACAGGGCGACAATCCCGCCAATGCCGCTACGCATACCACCAAAAGCAAAGAACAAAACCACCATGGCGATCGCCGACACGCCCAAATACTGCGCAGAAGCCCATGCCGTTTCTGCGCCCTCGGCTTCGGCGAGCCACATGCCCAGGGCCTCGGAAGCTCCCAACGGAAGCGTCACGAGCGCTTGCCAGCTCGTTGCAAGGAACATCACCGTCAAAACAACCATCAAAACCACAGAAATCAATCGGAAACGGAGCGAAAGTTCCAAGCACTTCTGCACCTTCCTCGGTTTTTCTCTCAAATCCATAAACTACCTCGAAATCAAAAGCTTTTGCTTTTTGGTAAATGTTTTCTTCTTAGAAACTTCAGTCGCTTCCACTTCGCTGCGAACAACGTAATGGTACAGCCCATTGGCCAAAAGTCGACCATGGTTATCACGCCCGTTCCAGTGCGTTACACCGGAAACTGCATTCTTGATGACCTTGACCAGGCGGCCGTTCTGGTTGTAGATAAAGATATCCACCCGTGAATTGCGGTCGACAGCCAGGTTCTTGAAATAGAACGTGGTCCCCTTCTTGCCCAACGGGTTCGGCATATTGAACACATCGGCAAGGCCTGTCTTCATCTCGCCCGTAATGTCCAAATACAAAGTCTTCGAGACCATATTGCCCAACACGTCCTGAGCCCGCACACTAAACTGATAGACTCCTTCGGGATAGGCTTCTGGCGAGAACGTCTTGCGGAACATGACCCGGTTTGAAGTTTGTTCAATGAAAGGATTCGGGTGGAACGGGTCCTCATGTCCAAAAACCTCGACCGAAATGCCTTCATCGGCCTGTTCGCGGAAATCCAGTGCCGTAGAATCCTGGATTACAATTTGCAGGCAGGCGGGAGACTGCAGCTGGATTTTTTGATTGTCTGCAAAAGAAGTCGGCACACCATTGGAGTAGCACGACTGGATTTCAATTGTCGGAGGCGTCACGTCATTAATAGAATCTGCATAGCTGGAGATTCCCGAAATGGCAATTCCCCTCCTGGCCGTGGCACCAATATCGCGGATGTCCGAAGAATAAACCCATGCGTTCAACTCGGCGGCGGTATCCCCATAGTTGATCTTGCGTGGAGTAATGAAGTTCGTTTCAAAGCGACCACCCCTCACAGGAACTTCCTGCGAATAAATCAAAGTGCCGTAAAAAGACACATCAATGGAATCCTTTTCCACAAAGGTCGGTAGGCGACGGAGGAAATTTCCCTCGTTAATAGAAATGTTGATAATTCCGTTTTGCAGACCTTCCACGGAACCGCTGATTTTCATGTTGTCCAGCCCCTTGATGGTATCGAGCGACTGATCGAACGAAATCTTGATAGACGGATTCATCATCTGAATCACCGGTTCGCCCAACAGGAGGTAATGTTCGTTGTTGTAGCGCTGTTCCGAATACCCAGAGACCACCGTATTCTTGGCTTTTACCAAAGCATCCCCAATGCGAGCCCCGCTTTCGCCAAGGGAATTCACCATAAAGCCCCTGCCCATTACCTGGTTATATGAGGCAAACGTTTCGCGCGCAGCGCCTACCGAAGCAATGGAGCCAACACCTTTGGCTAGCAAAAATTCTTCCGAAAGAGAACGGACCTGCCCCTCGTCAAAACGTCCTACCGTACACGAGAACGAATTAAGGATGGTGTAACGTTTTTTATTCGAGAGTCGAGAAATATAGCTTGGCTTGAGAAGTCCCTCAGCAGCCCAATCTGTCTTGGAGCCATGACCAAAATAACTCGTCATCAACGACCCTTGATTCAAGGCGTCAATAAAATCGTTGGCGGCTTCCTTCTTTTGCCCGGCAGCATCAGACGGGTATGTTATCAAATAGACTTTTTTTAGATTGTACTTGAACTTCGTTTTTTCGTACAAACTATCAATAGCCAAAGCGACCTGTTCTTGCAAATAGGAATGCTTCGTTACATCAAGAGAGCCTCCGTTGTCGGCATCATCTGCAGACAACAACAAGTTGGAACGCCACGCACCATGATCAAACGTGCCGACTTCCTCGTAATCTTTGGCTTTTTGAATATAATCCGAAAATTCCTCTACCGACGAAACTGGGATACGCCCCACAGCAAGGTCCAGGTCATAATTGCCATAGCGGACCACTTCACCAGAATCAAGGGCGGCAAAGAAATCTTCCGTCAC
This genomic stretch from Fibrobacter sp. UWP2 harbors:
- a CDS encoding T9SS type A sorting domain-containing protein, which translates into the protein MKTTIKGDKFSSAIVVPPPDCDAGYQKLVVSYTSNCGDGNNIAAYGYDSYFPTDPWYEIGSFKSGQEVSVQCDAFTKIALQAQTSSASECTVTLKSIFIGMQSEILVAGATVPNMSDYKKSGDSISLSIPFKARLDSIVPSFSGYFGSVSPSTAQDFTEGPVTYTFTAKSGSEKQTIVLSIAKLPGDTNAYASSFIGFCSKPDIVTAKKTYSDSPAEQLTPSVLAKQGVLCSEGTKVTHPKGDGDTGTVLIDLYKWTPDSIKTKMYGRWNMDETIVGFLPSPRATQKWYYKGKEMDSVSLSKTALDLENTVLQLTAENKKPVHYYKFKFNGVEPENIVYDMVLIDTLKSDYFYPRTIYDPKTPSDTGSIIYDLPYNSTVAPKLFVCGTGDSYYMNSFKKCDNTFQVSDSSVVSVHGALKGSSGMYVTLTNGYDKRLYAITLNKQTKAWPMFDVAGVYVNDHSQGRHYSYIMAEPGDTKLKFTVRTMAKVVNSYDDDFGIVPVSTNPFMQYGSVFESDNLWDTGSKIKITAFNEDNQKRILSATMQTNSEKSVAELRGLFIQFGPTKLPGTIDQEKKFVQVDLPFEMNLKRASFTWAGPHGSYCEEYEQNEFYDLSDTINFVIHSADSTKSATYKVVFVYNPDAFKPEVDTTKKDTTVKDSTGKKEAIPLVFKNPDASVRLVGNTLQYEGDIADVRSLSIFDAQGHRVYAQAGLKSASLDVRFMNRGVYIVRAETKRGLVTARIAKRK
- a CDS encoding YicC/YloC family endoribonuclease, whose product is MSIISMTGFGKSESTLNGTTCVIEVRSVNSRFLEIAAKIPKNFAYLENDFKAQIKEKLARGSVNLSITLGEGSVGNIPVCYNETAVSKFVEITKAMQAKYGIAGEIKLEHILAIPEVLQFTDAGADNDAWEKFLKAELDKALDGVIAMREKEGANLAADLTKRVAHLEDVLAKIEVLDPQRIEMWKVKFKERVDALMKDTEINDVRLLQEACIMADKLDIHEEITRFHSHNKLFLDALKKGGAQGKNLGFILQEMGREANTLGTKCQSADIAALAIELKNEIECIREQSLNIA